AAGGATTATCTATTACAGATTTTCGGTTGTTATCCGCTTCAGATGGAGTAGAAGTTAAGTTGGTGGACTTAAGGAAAGACAAGGCTCCAGATAAGGGAGTTTACAGTAATACTGTAGATTTCCAAACAATGCCAGGGTATGATTTGTCAAGTGGATTGTTGAAAGATAACATGTATGGTATCTTGGATAAAACTCCATATTATCTTCAATTTACGAAATTGCCTAAAACAGCAGGTAACTATTCAGTGAAATTTCAAATGACTGATAGCTTGAACTTAGTCAAAACGATTACATTGAATTTTACAACTTATGAAAATTCTATTTCTAGTGAACGCTCAGACTCCAACGCTTCAGATAATCGTACTTATGCGTTAACCAATGCAGATGCTCTTTTTGAACCTAATGAAGAGTATGTAGATAAATCTACTGATAAGGTTACGCTTCCGATTTCTGATGAAGAACAAATCTTAGGAAAAGTAACTCTCAATAAAGATAATGCCTATATAAAAGCAGATAGTTTTCCAGCAGGGGTTGAGTTGAGGGCAGTTCCTGGAAAGGTTACGGAAGGACATCCGACAGAAGCCTATGTTGTCAAAAAATCAGGTATTAAAGTTGCGAAGGGAAAATATTCTTTTTCAGTGAATGCCTATGATGGTCACTATCAGACTGGTGCTCCGCGGACATTTGAGTTTGAGATAGTAGACGCTATTAATCCGATTCCAAACCAGCATTGGCATGAGGGAACAGTTCCAACCCCTATTCCAGTTTCTATGGAAAACAACTCCAAAATAACAGGAATTCGTGTGGAATCAAGTGGCGGTTATGCCTTTTTTGAAGGGAACCCTAATGACTCTACTATTTCTATTTACGGTTTGAAGCACACGTCGTCACAACAAAAGGCGCGTGTTTATGTGACATTTACAGATGACGAAGGGAAAAAACATGAAACCTTTACCGATTTTTATTATGTGATAGAATCTAATATAGTAGACGATTTAGCGGTTAATGTTACTAATACAGATCAAACAATTTCCGAGGGTGAAGATTGGAAAGAAATGGTCATCACAACGACTCCAAGTGAAGGTGTGACCATTAAAGTTGATAAGACAAAACTTCCAAAAGGGACACGATTTGTTGATAATAAAATTATAGGGAAAGGTCTTTATGAAGGGCAGTATGAAGTTCCAGTACTTGCTGTTAAGGGAGATGTTGTTAAGTCGACTGTTGTGCGTCTAACTGTGAAGCCGAAGGAATTTGTCGTTCCTCCAGAAAACACAGAAGTTTCGGTCTTATCCAAGGTATCTGCTCTTGGATTGCAAGAGGTACCTGACGATGCAGTGGTAACTTATCGTGCGAATGATTCCTATAATTTTTCTAATTCTGGTCTAAAAATTAGTAATGATGGGACTAAAATTACAGGGATACCGACTGCAGTTGGTCGCTATGAGCTCACTGCAACAATTAGTAGAAGAGGTTCAAATGGGCTTGTTCGTACTACAACTACTACCTATACCATTAACGTAACAGGGCTAAGTCCGAGCTTGACAATCGGATCAGGAACTCAAGCAACAGATGCTTATACTTCTAATGAAACACGTCTCCCAGCATCGATTGGAACAGAGATTCTACCTATTACAATCAAGCATGATTCGCATTCAAAACTGACAGTCGATTCAAATTCTTTACCAGCTGGTTTGAGTTATTCGTATGATGAGTCGACACATACAGGAACTATTACAGGAATTCCAAGTGCAATGTCCTACGAGGGATATGTTTATCAAATTTTAGTTCAGACCGAAATGCCGTATAACTATGCAGATAGCAACGTTCGCAGAACTATTTGGAAGACAATTTATATTGAAGTTACTCCTATAACATCAGCTCTTAGTATTAACAATGAAAACCAGACATTTGCTGCAGATAAAGAGATGATTCCAATTACGGTATCGGATTTTGATGAACGTGCAACAATTGATTTAGAGAATGCTCCGTCTGGAGTGAGATATGATGCATCCAATCATCAAATTATAGGAAGTCCAACAGAAGGGGTAGGTACCTATGAATTTAATATTCGGGCGGTTATGCCACAGGCACTTGGAGGTCAAGTGACAAGAAGGCAGGTAACTCTTCGTGTAGAACCGTTAACACCGATTTTAGAGGCAGATAGGTCATCTGTTGAAGTAACAGCCGAGGATTCTATTCCGACTATTACAGTCACCAAGGAACCACATTCTACCTTACAACTAAATGTACTGGTGAAGGAACGTGACTATAGTTATTTTGGTTCTCTATCTGATATTGGCTTAAGCTATGATGCGTCAACAGGTAAGATTACGGGAATACCTACAGTCGTTGGGAATCACAGAATCTATTTGTCAACATTCTTAGACAAAAATTTCACAGGAGTTGCTGGTGGTGTTAGAAATGAATTAACGATTCCATTGACGGTGACTGCTAAGGAATTTAACTTTATGGATAATCAGGAACGACATACGACTGTTATGTCAGCGATTGCTCCAGTGGCGGTGAGTGTACCAGATGGGATAGAGGTTAGTGTAGAAAGCGGGACTCTTCCTCAGGGGATTATTTACAATAGCGATAAGAAGGTGATTGAAGGAACGCCTACTCAAGCTGGAACCTTTACAATTACAATGGTTGCTAACCCAAGTGGTATACGTGGTAATGAAAGAAAAGCTACAGTGACTATTCAGGTAGATCCACTTCCAGCTACTATTAGGATTCCCCACAATCATCAAACCATCCAAGTAGGGACTCCTATGGAACCCTCAACGATAGAACTAAATGATCATGCAAAGATTTACGGTAGTGATGCATTACTTGATTCTTTTGGCAGTAGTGGATATATTAATCATGCTAGTGAAAGAGGTATGGAGGAATCGTACATTGATGCATTCTTAAAGATGTTTTATGGATTGACCTATGACGCCAGCACACACACCATTAGTGGGACTCCTACGCGAACGGGTACTATAACTTTTACTTTTATTGCGCGAAATGATGATCTATTAGGTAGTGGTGAAGCTAGAGAAACCTTTGTCTTGAATGTAGTAGAAGTTATTTCTAAGATTCCTATTATTACAGATGCGAAAGAAGGTTCTAATGTAATTAAAGGAAGCGGTGTTGCAGGAGCTACGGTTACCGTTACGCTTCCAGATGGAGTTGAGAAAACAGCTTTAGTGGTAGAGGATGGAACATGGATGGTAGATACGCCAGCACCTCTTGTAAAAGGACAAAGTATTTCTGCTCGACAAAAAGAAGTAAACAAAACGATTAGTAATGACATCAGTGCCACTGTTGTTCCTCAATCGGGATTAGTTGTATCCAAGGAAGCGATGGTAGATGCCATTATCGAAGGTGTTACAACGATTACAGGAACAGGGATAACAGATTCTACTATTAGTGTTACCCTTCCAGATAGTACCGTTAAAACAGCTACAGTTTCGGAGGGAACATGGTCAGTTACTTTAGACAAAGCCGTGGTGAAAGGTGATAATATTTTTGTAACACAAACTGAACCAAATAAAGCTACTAGTCCATTAGTTACAGCAACTGTGGTTCCTAAAATTACAAAAGGTGATAAAGGTGAAACAGGAGCAAACGGAGCAGATGGTAAATCACCAGTTGTAACGATGACAGATAATGGAGATGGCACATACTCTATTACAGTACGCAATGGAGATGGCTCTGAATCAACTACTAAAGTCAAAGATGGCAAAGACGGTAAAACTGCTACTATTACAACAACAGATAATCCAGATGGAAGTCATACAATCACTGTAACAAATCCAGAAGGAACAACAAAAGAAACAGTTGTTAAAAACGGTAAAGACGGTAAGACTCCAAAAGTTGAAGTAACAGATAATAACGATGGAACTCACACTGTTAAAGTGATAGATGGAGAAGGTAATATTACAAATGCTATTATCAAAGATGGTAAAGATGGTAAAGCTGCTTCAGCTACAACAAGAGAAAATCCAGACGGAAGCCACACAGTAACTATTACAAACCCAGATGGAACTAAGAATGAATTTGTTGTGAAAAATGGACGTGACGGTGTTGACGGACGTACTCCAACCGCATCAGTTCGTGATAATGGAGACGGAAGTCATACAATCGTTATTACAAATCCAGAAGGTGTGACAACTGAAACTACAGTTCGTGATGGTAAATCACCAAAAGTTACTATAACTGATGAACAAAATGGAACACATAAGATTTCAGTTTTAAATGGAGATGGAACAACTACTGAAACCATTGTTAAAGATGGTAAATCACCAGTAGCCACTGTTACTGATAACCATGATGGTACTTACACAATTCGTGTAGAAAACGGTAATGGTACTGTTTCTGAAACTACAGTTCGTGACGGTAAATCACCAACTGCTAAGGTTGTGGCTAACGGATATGGAACTCACACTATCACAGTTGTGAACTCAGACGGTACAACTACAACAACTACAGTTCGTGATGGTAAAGCACCAAAACTTGAAGTGATTGATAACAACAATGGTTCACACACTATTAAGGTGACAGGAACTGATGGTAAAGAAACGACAACTACAATCTTTGATGGTAAATCACCAAAAGCGAACATCGTTGATAACGGAGACGGAACTCACACCTTAACAATCGTTGATTCTGATGGTCGTGAATACAAATCTATTATCAAAGATGGCAAAGATGGCGTTTCACCAACTGTAACTGTTAAAAATAATAACGATGGAACTCACGTTGTTACAATTATTAATCCTGATGGAAGTAAGACAGAAATGGTGATTAAAGACGGTAAAGATGGTAAATCACCAAAAGTTTCTGTTGAAGATAATGGAGATGGTAGTCATACAATCACAATCATCAATTCTGACGGAACTGTGACAAAAATAGTTGTTAAAGACGGTAAAGATGGTCGTGATGGACGTGATGGCAAAGACGGTAAGGATGGCAAAGATGATAAATGTGGATGCCAAGACAAACCAGTAACACCATCAAATGACAAACCAGTTCCTCCAACACCAAATGTGCCAGAAGGACCAACATTTGCAATGCCAGAACCACCAGTTCATGAATTGCCAGAATTCAACGGTGGTGTGCCAGGAATGCCAGAAGTTCATGAATTGCCAGAATTCAATGGTGGAGTACCAGGAATGCCTGAAAATCACGAATTACCAGAATTCAATGGTGGAGTACCAGGAATGCCTGAAAATCACGAATTACCAGAATTCAATGGTGGAGTACCAGGAATGCCAGAAGTACAAGAGGTACCAAAATTAGATATTCCAACAGTACCAGCGCAACCAACACCAAATGTGCCAGTACAACCAACTCCAGTTGTTCCAACTCCAGTTGTTCCAACTCCAGTTGTTCCAACACCAGAAGTACCGGTTAAACCAGAACCACCAGTAGTACCAACACCGGGTCAACCAGCAACTCCAGTAAATGCTAACCCAGTAGTAGCAACTCCAGTTAAAGAAAACCATGGGGAAAAATTACCAGAAACTGGAAGTCAATCTGATTATATATCTGTTCTTTTAGGTAGCGGTATTCTATTGAGCCTATATGTAGGTCGAAGAAAAGAAGATTAAATATAATGTGTAAGATTAGCAGAGGAATATTGTAGCTGAAAATATAGTTAAAAATTATGTTATTTAAACTTTTGTAAGCGTCTCATGATATTTGATATACAAGCGATTTGAAGTTTTGGAACATATCCTACTGATTATTTCTTACTTGATTGGATAGATAGGTTTCCTGCATAACGATTAATATTTTATATTTGTTATGCAGGTATTTTACGGTGTACATCTAATAATGGAACATTAAGGTTATTTATACAGATTATAATTCGTTTAATACAGTTCCTCTTAGTCTCTTTACAAAATGACGAGCAATTAAATTGGAGATTTTATAGTCAATTGAAAAAATAACAAGACAAAAGAGCCTCAAAAAAAGTATTGCAACTTGGTAATACCTTTTTGAGGTGCTTTTTGATATGAGCCCATGTTTTTTAAATAGGATTGTACTCAGGTGAGTAGGGAGGAAGAGGTATAGTATATTGAATCTAGAATAGTGCACCGCAACTTCTAAATCCTTGTAATAAATTTATAATCAAGCTGTATCAGTTTTCAAGGAGGTTTAGATGTACTTTAAATTGGAAAATGAGGATTCCCAGAAGGCGCAAGAAATTGGGAATCTGATTCGTGCTTATAATCGTTCCAAAAGAGAAGAGGCTGAAAGTGAGCCACTTAATCTTTATGTCGAAGATGAAAAGGGCAATCTCCTGGCAGGTTTGATAGCAGAGACTTTTGGAAATTGGCTAGAAATCGAGTATTTATTTGTAAAAGAGGAACTGAGAAGGCAAGGAATCGGTTCAAAGCTATTGCAGCAAGCAGAAACTGAAGCTAAGAATCGAAACTGTCGTTTTGCTTTTGTCAATACCTACCAGTTTCAAGCTCCTGATTTTTATAAAAGGCATGGCTACAAGGAAGTCTTTAGGTTACAAGACTATCCCTACATTGGGCAAAGATATTATTACCAAAAGGATTTGTAAGGAGAATATGAAAGCATAAATCAAAGAGGGGGGCTTGACATAAGTATGAAGTAGATTCTCGATAAATACCAGTTAAATCCTACACATTGTGTCTTTCTAGGTGATATTGAGGACAATACAATTGCAGCTGAGAAATTGGGAATCAAGTCTTATCAGGTTAAGAAAAGAAGTGATGTCGTCGATATTTTGAAACCCTATATTTAAACTTAACACTCTCTATTTTTTATGGTAGAGAGTTTTTTGTTAATAAAATTTTACAAAATGACATTTATATATTGCATTGAGTTAGATATATGATATAATGTTGTTAAAAAGAGGCGCAACTTTTTAAAATTAATGAGAATCAAAGAGAAAACCAAGAATATTAATGGAGGAATAAAAAATGGAAGTTATAAATGTAAGTAAGCATTATGGTCATTCAACCATTCTCAAAGATATAAATTTCGCACTTAACAAGGGTGAAATTGTTGGTCTAGTAGGGAGAAACGGAGTTGGTAAGAGTACGTTGATGAAAATTCTTGTTCAGAATAATCAACCGACTTCAGGGAATATTATAAGTAGTGATAATGTTGGGTATTTAATCGAAGAACCAAAATTATTTTTATCTAAAACAGGTTTAGAGAATTTAAAATATTTGTCAAACTTATATGGTGTTGACTACAATCAAGAAAGATTTGGAAGTTTGATCCAAGAGTTAGATTCGACTCAGTCTATTAATAAAAAAGTAAAGACCTATTCTTTGGGTACAAAACAAAAATTAGCTTTGCTTCTAACTCTTGTTACGGAACCTGATATATTGATTTTAGATGAACCGACTAATGGTTTAGATATTGAATCATCACAAATAGTTTTAGCGGTTCTAAAAAATTTAGCTTTACATGAAAATGTTGGAATTTTAATATCGAGTCATAAATTAGAAGATATTGAAGAAATTTGTGAGAGGGTTCTTTTCTTGGAGAACGGGCTTTTGACATTTCAAAAAGTAGGAAAAGATAGTCATAATTGCTTGTTTGAGATAGCTTTTTCATCAGCTACAGATAGAGACATTTTCATTACCAAACAAGAATTTGGGGATATTGTTCAGGAAGAGGGACTGAGAATTACTATGTCTGGGAATATTCAAAGTAGTGAGCTTTTTAAATTTTTTAACGAAAACTCTATTAAAGTAGTTGATTTTGAAACTAAAAAAGAAACGCTTAAAGATATTTATCTAAATCGTTCAAAATAAAGGAAGGTTATAATCATGAAATTAAATAAATTGAATTTTCTTAAGGAAAATATAAGAGATTTATATTCATCAGGCGTAATATATCTCGGTTTGCTTATCTCGTTTATACCGCCGATATTGGTTACATTCTTTATTCTAAATACTCAAGGGACATCGCTTGGTATTAAGCATATTTCAAACTTTTATGCTATGCTCGGTATGTTAATGGCTGTTATACATGCTAACCGAGTCATTAGTAGAGATTTTTCCCACAATACGGTAAGTTTGTTTTATAATCAACAGAAAAATCGGATGATTTATGTCTTGTCTAATTTTCTATATGCCATCTCAGTTTCCATTATTTATGCTTTGAATGGCATTGTGCTACTAGTCATCGTAAGTAAATTGGGTGTTCCAGGTGATTTAGGATTAGATTTTATAGCAGTCATTGTAGTCAATACAATTTTGTTAGTCCTATTTTATTTTCTATTATCTTACATTTTCTATTTATACAAATTGAAAAGTGGCTTGGTATTTGGTATTTTAGTAGCTTTACTACTCTTTGTCCCTAATATATTAAATACGATTATGATGAATACTAGTAATGATTTGTTTATCAAAGCAATTGAACTTCTTCCTTTTTATTCCTTACCTGTATTTGTTGCTTCAAATACGATGTCTATTAGTCAGTATCTTGTGGTAATCACTACAATCATTTTATTGTACTTTTTCACTCTCAAGAAAAGCAAGAAGTATTCATTTTAGTTTCATTTAGTATTATTTTACAGACTTAAAATCCAGCAAAAAATCAGTCATCTTGGTATGCTCCTGCTCTTGTTGTGTACACGTTTTTGTCTTATGCTAGACTCATTTCCAAAAGCATTATATAATAGTGATATGAAATCAACTAAATAAGAAATATAAGCAATCAAAACTCGTTTAAAAGACCCTACTAAAGCTAATACTAAACAAAAAATCAAATAGCAAACTAGGAAGTTTATTTCAAACAATCCAACATACTGATTTTAGGCTGAAGATAATATTGGAGTGCTAATTAATGAGGTTATAATAAATAGCTGACAGCTTGTGTTGGTTTTGGATTTTTTAAGAGTAGATGAGTATTAAAACTATAAGGAGGACGCAGGTGGCTAAAAATTTAAAATTGAAATTAGCTCGTGTAGAGCTTGATTTAACTCAAGGTCAACTGGCAGAGGCTGTGGGGGTGACGCGCCAGACTATTGGTTTGATAGAGGCGGGAAAATACAATCCCAGTCTCTCGCTTTGCCAGTCTATTTGCAGATGTTTAGGAAAAACCCTAGACCAACTATTTTGGGAGGAAGAAGATGGTAAATAAATTCATTCATTATCAATTACTTGACGAAAGAGAAGAACAACTAATCAATAAAGCTGGGGCAGAGTCTTTTTCACTCTTTATTGGGCTTGTAC
Above is a genomic segment from Streptococcus sp. SN-1 containing:
- a CDS encoding SIALI-17 repeat-containing surface protein; its protein translation is MKKEHKEIFSIRKYKAYGANSALIGLVGPAVLMGVLMSPVQAEESASIPDLKPLDRAESSESSTRDIETNHLIVTSSHPEENATETAASGVETGIRASEELTTPKRAVSIVYKVRYVDRKSHQVVHEVTKTKTVETTEAKAKVIVTEIGGELANDSQLESYYVPDGNPTTFTKEIVEGEDNVFVYEVEGFGKSEATDRTVTLKYTVEYVDEKTGLVLDSEDKEETVSTFEAVVKKEVTVQASIDGNESLKGWSISDNATSHQTITLSEGVPVKVIFKLHNSDKGKVRQKRKVEYPSPAVTGQPYLTLEKITPGKLGEESITLAGNAQHTYEIKYKVGFSNIDASDLEMTQGAKDLGFNLDLEGGWLTATLTPTREIGGKYEVGFQSRSHPEVKVAGFINITTTTHFGFMVLATSGRDNPLSYFPNNRDDRTEFTYDGSITDPSRTSPVIYKGVSNLNDLYKDSSGPKIDITIDGIRMPTTPFGYFMDSSNQTVENATADTKRYYAMIPIFALMDRSTDYANNNKQGLSITDFRLLSASDGVEVKLVDLRKDKAPDKGVYSNTVDFQTMPGYDLSSGLLKDNMYGILDKTPYYLQFTKLPKTAGNYSVKFQMTDSLNLVKTITLNFTTYENSISSERSDSNASDNRTYALTNADALFEPNEEYVDKSTDKVTLPISDEEQILGKVTLNKDNAYIKADSFPAGVELRAVPGKVTEGHPTEAYVVKKSGIKVAKGKYSFSVNAYDGHYQTGAPRTFEFEIVDAINPIPNQHWHEGTVPTPIPVSMENNSKITGIRVESSGGYAFFEGNPNDSTISIYGLKHTSSQQKARVYVTFTDDEGKKHETFTDFYYVIESNIVDDLAVNVTNTDQTISEGEDWKEMVITTTPSEGVTIKVDKTKLPKGTRFVDNKIIGKGLYEGQYEVPVLAVKGDVVKSTVVRLTVKPKEFVVPPENTEVSVLSKVSALGLQEVPDDAVVTYRANDSYNFSNSGLKISNDGTKITGIPTAVGRYELTATISRRGSNGLVRTTTTTYTINVTGLSPSLTIGSGTQATDAYTSNETRLPASIGTEILPITIKHDSHSKLTVDSNSLPAGLSYSYDESTHTGTITGIPSAMSYEGYVYQILVQTEMPYNYADSNVRRTIWKTIYIEVTPITSALSINNENQTFAADKEMIPITVSDFDERATIDLENAPSGVRYDASNHQIIGSPTEGVGTYEFNIRAVMPQALGGQVTRRQVTLRVEPLTPILEADRSSVEVTAEDSIPTITVTKEPHSTLQLNVLVKERDYSYFGSLSDIGLSYDASTGKITGIPTVVGNHRIYLSTFLDKNFTGVAGGVRNELTIPLTVTAKEFNFMDNQERHTTVMSAIAPVAVSVPDGIEVSVESGTLPQGIIYNSDKKVIEGTPTQAGTFTITMVANPSGIRGNERKATVTIQVDPLPATIRIPHNHQTIQVGTPMEPSTIELNDHAKIYGSDALLDSFGSSGYINHASERGMEESYIDAFLKMFYGLTYDASTHTISGTPTRTGTITFTFIARNDDLLGSGEARETFVLNVVEVISKIPIITDAKEGSNVIKGSGVAGATVTVTLPDGVEKTALVVEDGTWMVDTPAPLVKGQSISARQKEVNKTISNDISATVVPQSGLVVSKEAMVDAIIEGVTTITGTGITDSTISVTLPDSTVKTATVSEGTWSVTLDKAVVKGDNIFVTQTEPNKATSPLVTATVVPKITKGDKGETGANGADGKSPVVTMTDNGDGTYSITVRNGDGSESTTKVKDGKDGKTATITTTDNPDGSHTITVTNPEGTTKETVVKNGKDGKTPKVEVTDNNDGTHTVKVIDGEGNITNAIIKDGKDGKAASATTRENPDGSHTVTITNPDGTKNEFVVKNGRDGVDGRTPTASVRDNGDGSHTIVITNPEGVTTETTVRDGKSPKVTITDEQNGTHKISVLNGDGTTTETIVKDGKSPVATVTDNHDGTYTIRVENGNGTVSETTVRDGKSPTAKVVANGYGTHTITVVNSDGTTTTTTVRDGKAPKLEVIDNNNGSHTIKVTGTDGKETTTTIFDGKSPKANIVDNGDGTHTLTIVDSDGREYKSIIKDGKDGVSPTVTVKNNNDGTHVVTIINPDGSKTEMVIKDGKDGKSPKVSVEDNGDGSHTITIINSDGTVTKIVVKDGKDGRDGRDGKDGKDGKDDKCGCQDKPVTPSNDKPVPPTPNVPEGPTFAMPEPPVHELPEFNGGVPGMPEVHELPEFNGGVPGMPENHELPEFNGGVPGMPENHELPEFNGGVPGMPEVQEVPKLDIPTVPAQPTPNVPVQPTPVVPTPVVPTPVVPTPEVPVKPEPPVVPTPGQPATPVNANPVVATPVKENHGEKLPETGSQSDYISVLLGSGILLSLYVGRRKED
- a CDS encoding GNAT family N-acetyltransferase, with the translated sequence MYFKLENEDSQKAQEIGNLIRAYNRSKREEAESEPLNLYVEDEKGNLLAGLIAETFGNWLEIEYLFVKEELRRQGIGSKLLQQAETEAKNRNCRFAFVNTYQFQAPDFYKRHGYKEVFRLQDYPYIGQRYYYQKDL
- a CDS encoding ABC transporter permease; translation: MKLNKLNFLKENIRDLYSSGVIYLGLLISFIPPILVTFFILNTQGTSLGIKHISNFYAMLGMLMAVIHANRVISRDFSHNTVSLFYNQQKNRMIYVLSNFLYAISVSIIYALNGIVLLVIVSKLGVPGDLGLDFIAVIVVNTILLVLFYFLLSYIFYLYKLKSGLVFGILVALLLFVPNILNTIMMNTSNDLFIKAIELLPFYSLPVFVASNTMSISQYLVVITTIILLYFFTLKKSKKYSF
- a CDS encoding helix-turn-helix transcriptional regulator, whose product is MAKNLKLKLARVELDLTQGQLAEAVGVTRQTIGLIEAGKYNPSLSLCQSICRCLGKTLDQLFWEEEDGK